A window of Hypanus sabinus isolate sHypSab1 chromosome X2 unlocalized genomic scaffold, sHypSab1.hap1 SUPER_X2_unloc_4, whole genome shotgun sequence contains these coding sequences:
- the LOC132385886 gene encoding zinc-binding protein A33-like: MASKGETESLSEEVICPVCLDFFTDPVILECGHNFCRSCITRCWEREERNSCPECREEFADRTLRVNRALANLAEKFRNLNLNPKGKESKRHCEEHEEELKLFCETDKTLICMICAVAEEHREHRFRPIKEAVKNYMDQLKSSLDSLTKKKSDFQEKEQQQKEKISGVREQSHSLQSHITSQFAELRQIITEKEQSLLRNLREEEMRILNPMEKNLLALQENIRIIQEEITKLKEQMDQKDSVMFLKEEARRNRRINDDVQELAVTDETLPVENFDHPYLLNTVLRETLDAINRVSVTLDVETANPELEVSEDRKSVRLTRTWRDLPDTGKRFTDWPCVLGSERFTSGRHYWEVEVTGIRFWCLGVAAESVKRKGPVSLSPETGFWYIGRFGDVLHRDCDVSGRPSPESRLAAGPIPGRVGVYLSYESGTVSFYNAETKSHLHTFTGNKFTGKLYPLFRTWDVNQWLRICSGSAPGL, translated from the exons atggcttcgaaaggagaGACCGAGAGTTTGAGCGAGGAGGTGATTTGTCCGGTCTgtctggatttcttcaccgatccggttatactggagtgtggacacaacttctgtcggtcttgtatcacacggtgttgggaaagggaggagagaaactcctgcccggaatgtagagaggagtttgctgaccgcaccctcagggtgaatcgggccttagcaaatctggctgaaaaatttcgaaatctaaacctgaatccgaaagggaaggaaagtaaacgtcactgcgaggaacatgaggaagaactgaagctgttttgtgaaacggacaagacactgatctgtaTGATCTGTGCAGTGGCGGAGGAACACCGAGAGCACCGCTTCAGgccgattaaagaagctgttaaaaaTTATATG gatcagctaaaatcttccctagactctctcacaaaaaagaaatcagacttccaggaaaaggagcagcaacagaaagagaagatttccggagttcgg gaacagtcacacagccttcagtcccacatcacatcccagtttgctgaactgcgccagattatcactgagaaagagcagagcttactcaggaatctcagggaagaagagatgaggattctcaacccaatggagaaaaatcttctagctcttcaagagaatataaggattattcaggaggaaatcactaagttaaaggaacagatggatcaaaaagacagtgtgatgtttctcaag gaggaagctcgtcggaaCAGGAG gattaatgacgATGTCCAGGAATTAGCAGTGACAGATGAGACCCTACCGGTTGAAAACTTCGATCACCCctatttgttgaacacagtgctgagagaaacgCTTGATGCTATTAATCGAG tctctgtcaccctggatgtggaaacggcgaatccggagctcgaggtgtctgaggatcggaagagtgtgagattGACCCGGACCTGGAGGGATCTCCCTGACACAgggaagagattcacagactggccttgtgtgctgggatcggagagattcacatcggggagacattactgggaggtggaggtgacggggatTCGGTTTTGGtgtctgggagtcgccgcagagtctgtgaAGAGGAAGGGACCGGTCAGtctgagtccggagaccggattctggtATATCGGGCGGTTTGGTGACGTGTTACATCGGGATTGTGACGTGTCCGGTCGCCCCTCCCCCGAGTCCCGTctcgctgccggtcccatccccgggagggtgggagtttatctcagttacgagtccgggacagtttcattttacaacgcggagaccaagtcccatctccacaccttcactgggaataaattcacggggaaactttatcctcTCTTCCGGACCTGGGATGTgaaccagtggctgagaatctgctccggttccgctccgggtctgtaa